GCGGCGCCGAAGCCAGTTGCGCCTGCCTCGTGATCGAATAAACGCACGCCGTTTCGCGCGCCACCTGCCCCGCATCGCCGAGCGCAAACGCCATCTGCGCCTGCGACACGATCGGCGGGCGCATCAGGATCTGGCTTGAACCGTGATGAAGAACGAGAGGACCAAAGTCGTAAACGCTGTCGAGCGACGCTTCGTATCGCCGAAGCATTTCATTGATTGCGAAGGATCGCGCCGCCAGACCACCTTGCGCGCCATAAGCGAGCCCGGCGGCGTGCAGCACCTCTTCTCGCCCCGGTTCGAGGCCGCTCCCCGGCCCGGTCGCTCCGGCCCGCGCCGCCTGCAGCGTCTCCAGTGACGGCGGGCGCTCGCCCCCCACGACCGCCGGAACTTGCGCGGCTCCGGTCACGGGTTTGTTCAACGGATTGCCAAGTTCATGCGCCGCGTCATCGACCACGGCCGGCGGCGGCATGGGCGGAACCGGCATGATCGTCACGCCGTTTTCCGCAAGCGCCGGGCAGACGGGAAGAAGCGCGGCGAGCAGGGCCGCGCGGTAAATCCTCCGCAAATTAGACATGATGGATGACCTCGATCGTTTGATGCTGCGGATCGACCCGGACCGTCGCCTGGCCCCCGGCGTCCTCGCCGATCTGCTCGAGAAGGTCGTAAATGCGATGCGGCCCGCTGTAGATCCCGATGGCCAGCGGTTGCGCGTTCGATGGCGCGCTGATCGCCACCCTGTAACCGATCGTCCGCCCCAGCGATTCGATGGCTCCGTCAAGCGGACCATTCCACTCAAAAGCGACGACGCGATCCAGTTCGGCGGGAACGATTATGGGAAAGGCGCCGGCCGCCTTGCGCGGTTGGAGGCGCCCTATCCGCCCCATCTCGATATCGACCTCCTGCATGCTTTTCTGCAGAGCGAGTTCGGCGTTCGGCATTCCGGTCGTGGCGACAGTCGTCGGAACTTCGACCGACGCGCAGCCCGCGAGCGGCGCGGCGAAAAGCATCGCCGCCGCGCTGATCCTGTTTCTCCATCTTGTTCGGTGTTTCAGTGTATCCGACATGCTGTGCTCCCATCGTCCACGATCCAGCCTAGTGGCCGAGCGCGCGAACGGGATGCACGAAATTCAATATCTTTTCGGCGGTGCCGAAACCCAGCTCAGGCTGTCGTCCCAGCGCCTGCCGCCTCGCGGTTTTTTGCGCGAGCCATCCATTTCCGCAATCGCGCCGCCAAACCGGTTGTCGCCCGGCGTCCCCCGCAAGCAGTAAAACACGAACAATAAGAGATGGCCTATGATGGTCAGTCCGACCAACATCCACCAGCCGGTCCGGCCGATATCGTGCAGCCGCCTTACGCCGACAGCGATCGACGGCAGCCAATGCACGAGGTTCACGAGCCAACAAAGCGCGCCGACCCCCAAAAAGCGGGGCGTCAGGACTAGGGCGTCAACGATCGACGCCCCCATGGAAAACAGAGTCGCGAACAGAAAAAAGCACCAGAACTCCGAACGCGCCGCGCGCCCTTCAAACAAGGCATAGTTCCGCATCGCCGCCAGATAGGAATTCATAGGGATATCCTTTTCTTGCCCCGCATCCGGCGGCCCTGCTCGACTCCGCTATTCGGCGGCGATCGCCATCTCGTCCTCTTCGTCAGCATAGGGTCGAAGCTTAAGAGCGATCCCTCTGCCGTCGATCAACTCGTCCGCCAAATCATCGATCACGCCGGTCTGAGCGCGCGCGTCCACCTCGCCGCCGCGCAACCGGTCGGATTTTCGCCGCTCGATCTCCTTTAGCGCGGAGCCTGTCGGAAAGACCTTGGAGAGCCGCCGGAGCGCCTCGCTGAACCCCACCTTGTCATAGAGCCGGTTGCGCAACGCAGTGTCGCCTGGCGTCGTCGACAAGGCCCATAATTCGATCGGGCCAAGCGTATTGACCAGCAGCTGCTCGTATTTCGAGTTATCGACCTGCAAGACCGCCAGGAACGGCGCGCCGTTCGGCCCCGGGCCGTGTAGCCCGTGCCGCACGATTGCGGCGCTGGCCTCGGAAAGATTGAAGCGGGTGATCACCTCTTCCGACTCCTTCTCGTCGCCCGCCCGCAGCACGAAACGCCCCGTCGACTGGCTGATCAGGGCGTCGCCCATGTCGGACAGTCTCTGGCTCGAGAACCCCAGCTGAATATTGTGTTTGCGCCCCTCGCGCGCGTCGAGCTCCGCCTGCGCGCGAACCTGCGGACTGCCGAGGGTGCGATGCCATTCGTCATAGTCGAGCCGCTTGACCGTTTCGTAGATCTCCTGAAAGCGGCGCGCGTGATAGGAGCGGACAGGCAACGGCACGTAACGCAGGTAATCGGGTTTCAGAAAAAAGTTCCGGGCGAGGATATGGCGCCCCAGCAGATACATCATTTCTGTCTGGCGATTGGAGGCGGCCGATCCTGTCGGCGCGACTTCCTGCAGATCGAGCACGATGATTCTGGCCGGGCCGAAATCGAGTTTCGTCGGACTGTTCAAGGTCGGAAACTTGCGGATCGCGTCGTAAATGTAGCGCTCGAAGAGTTGCGACGCCTGCTCCGCGGTCAGCGCGATCTTTAGATTGGCGAACATGTCCATGACCTGTTCGGAGCGCGCCGCGCTGATCAGATCCTCCAACACCGGCACCGCATGACGCTGCGCGATCTCAGCGAGCCTGTATTCGCGCACATTGCACAACGCCGTGACGACATCCCGCCAGAGCGGATCCTCCGCATGCAGCTCTATCCTGTGTTTTGCGATCGCCGCATCAACCATCTCCTCGACGCCGCGCCGATAGCGCTTCGGCGAGGCTCCGGGCACATCCGTGCAAAGACGATATGCCTCATCAACGACAAGCCCGATCATCTGCGCCATTCCTTCGAACGGCGTGCTCTCCTCCGGCGGCAACGTAAGCAGCGCCAGAAAATTCTGCAGGAACGCCTTCTCCAGCGGCAAAGGCTGCTCGCATCCGACTTGCAAATCAAACACGTTGAACTCATAGCCCGGCGCGAACTGCATCGTGGTATAGATCGCCTCATGCCGGCGCTCCGGTCCCAGCGCTTCCTGGATAAGCCGCACAAATCCTTCCGCCGACGAGCCGATGTCCACCTTCCCAATAAGCGGCAGTTTCGCTCCCCGGCCGTCCAGCACCGCGGGGCTGAGACACAGCCCGATGTTAATCGTGTTCGCCATTACGGATTTGCCCGATCCTGGCGGCGCTACAAAAATATCAATCACCAGAGGACGCTTCGATCCCCCCGACGGGTCATAAGGCCAGATCGCCCCGTTCGGCAGCCGGAACAGGACGCTGCCCTGTTCCCATGGAGACACGGTATGATTCCACGGCAACATCGGAAGGGCATCGCCGAGCAAGGCGAGCGCGGGATTGCCTGTCGACGCCAGCGCGAGACCCGGCACCGAACTCATAACCCCGTCCAGCGGGTCGCCCGCGATGCGCGCGGTTTTGCAATTGCCCCACCCCTCGACACGCTGCGAGAGCGTCGAGGCGCGGCGCCGAAGTTTCCGCGACTGCCCCACCGGAGCCCATGTCGCGAAGGACGCACGCAGCTTCACGCTGATATGATTGTCCTTCTCGCGCGCCGACCGCAGCATCGCGAAGGCGCGCTGCAAATCCCGATTCGCGGGAAAGATCGACAGGAATGACGCGCCGATTTCCTTGAACGCCATGCCGGCGCGACCGCCGCCCTCGAGAATGAAGGAGCATCGCCAAGGCAGCCGGTCCTGACCGAGGTAGCTGGCGAGTTCGACGAACGGGCGTGGATCCTCCGGCCCGATCGTCATATCGACGCTCACATACTCATTTTCGCCAATCTCGACCCGCTGCCCGCCATGCGTCACAGCGTCCGCGTGAAACATCTGGCTGCGCAACGATGGCCACAAAAGGCCTTCCTTTCCCGGCCGCTTCACGTCCTCTTCCGGCAAGCGCGGCATGACTTTGTCGCCGACCAGGATAGGACTCCATTTGGAGGCGACGGTTTCCCGATACATCGCCTCCCGGCTCGCGATCAGCGCATCCTTCGCCGAAAGCTCCGTCGCCGCGACATCGAGCCCGTGCAGGGCCGCCGCGACGCGCCTGACAAATCCCGTGTGATGCGCAGCCATCAATTCACTGCGTAAAAAGAAGCGCTGCGAATCGCCGATGGCGGGGCATTGCTTCGCCGCCGCGGCTTTCTCCTCGTTCATCTGCTTGACCTCTTCCTTGGTCAACACAGCGCGACGCGTCCAGAGAATGAGATAGGACGCCTCCCAGCGCATGGTGGAGGCCCAAAGCCGCAAGCGTTCGTCGAGAATATCCTTCAGATCAATTCCGAGTTCGTGGGCGACATGCCGGCACGCGTCCATGTTGACGCGCTCAATTTCACTGATCGCCTGATCCGGATCCGACAAGTACCACCCGACGATGGCATGGCCCTTGTTCTCCAGTGTGCCGGACAGATCCAGTCTCAGCGACGACGACAACCTCTCGATGTCGGCGCGCGTCGCCATTCTTTTCATGCCGCCGATGCGGATGAAGGACAGGTAATCGCCCTGCTTCGTCACAAGCGCATCGCCGTGCGAGGTCTCCACGTCGCAATAGCCGGCAAGCGGCTGTTTCAGCGCCAATGAGATGCCGGCCAACATCCGTGAAATGCTATTCAACACGATCATCTCCCGACTTTTGAGTATTCCAGGGATCTCAAAACGCACGTTAGCGCTCGCACAGTTGGGAGCGCCCCTCCTCGCGCCGCGATTATCGCGGCGGCGCCCCCAGCGCCGCGATGAGCTCTGGATAAATATCCTTGCCATTGCGGTAGAAGCGCCCCAGCGGCAAAAGCCTAAGTCCCCCGAGCAGCGTCGCGCGTTGAGAATAGATATCCGGCTTGAGGCCAAGCAGCGCAAAGCCAAGATTGCGCGGCGAACAAGTTCCGAGCAAAGCCTCAACCTTTTCCGACCGCGCGCGCAGAGCCATGGACGCCGCGAAGGCCGCTTCCGAAGCCGCTGCGCCCGCCGCTGGGGCGCGGGCCACGTCGGCCGGCAGTCCATGGACCGCCAACGTCGCGTGGACGCCGCGCGCCAGGGCGTTGAGCGCTCCCTGCGTCAGTTCAGGGATCCAGACCAGGGTTGCTTCTTCGTCTATCGTCTCGCGATCCAGATGTTGGGCGAGATGACATAGGACGCATGCGGCAACGATATTCTCGCCCGCGTGGTCAAGGTGGTCGCCGTTCAAATGAAACGGCTCCTGCCAGCTTGCGGTTTTAAGACCGCAAAACCGGCAGGAGCCGTAACTGCCGCTTCCCTGCGGCTTGGACGAAGGCTCCTCACACGACACAAGAGCCGACGTATGAGCCGACAGGGTGAGCGGCAGTAGACGCATGGCGCTTACTGGAACGTCACCGCTGCGGAGGTATCGGTGATCGTCGCGTTGGCGCCGGTCGCCGTGTTCGCCGCTTTCTGGATCCAGTTGCCGCCCGTGACCAGCAAGCCGGTCAAAACGAGACCCGCCACGCCGGCGGCGACCTTCCCGGATTCACGATTTTCCGGCTGACGCGACTGCCACAGATACCAGGCGCCCGCGATGAAGGTGATCAGAGCCCCAACATACATGGCGGTCGAAGCTGCGAAGCCGCCGGAGGTCGAGAACTCCTGCGCGATGGTCTGAACCTGCGAGCCGATCGTCCCGGTCGCCGCGAAGGCGTTGCTCGAGGCAACGCCCATCCCGGCGAGCGCGGCGACGAAGGACCCCACCCGGCGGCGAACAGGGTTAACCAGAATGGTAGACGTTGTGTATTTGACAAGATCGAATTTCACCAGATCTCTCCTGAACATCGAACTGAGTGTGGTACTGAACGAGGACCTCCCCCGCGAGATCCAGACTGGCAGCGGTGCTTGCGAACGCCAAAATCATTTCTCAGGCCGTGGCCTGAAAAACCCCCGCCAGCCACGTCGTAATCGTGAGAATATTTACCAACATGATGCCGAAGGTGAACTGCACCAGGCATCCACCCTGACTACGGTTGCTCCTTCCATTGATCACCGATCGCCACGCCACTACGGCGAAGAAGCACGCCATCGCTCCAAACGACTGAAAGAACGCCTGGAATAGCGTGACGACGTTCACCACAGTGTCCCCAGGCGCCGTCCCAATGACCGTGCCGACCGTCGGGGCGACATAGCTGGTCAACGCGCCGACCGAGACCTGCAGGCTCGTTCCCGCGCTCGCGTTCGCCATCGTCAACACCTTGTCGAAAGACGCAAACGCGCCGCAGAGAACCAGCGACACGAAGGGAATCCACGGCCGGCCGTGGAAGGGGTTGCCAGGATGCGCCATCATCCAGAAACCCCAGGCAGCGAAAAGGAAGCTCGCGAGCGCCATGAGGTAACAGAATGTCGGGAGGAGGATCGCCATGGCATTGCCAATCTCTCCGGCGAAATCAACGAGTCCCTGCATTTCCCGCCCTCCTACTGGATGACGCCGCGCTCAGTCTGGACGACCCATGCGGCGCCGCGCTGGTCTATGCTCTTGACCTTCCCATATCCCGGAATGCTGGCGCCGATGGCCACCTGCAAAGGGCCTTCCTGATCGCCAGGGCCGTCGATCGCCGCCAGCATGGCGAGGCCCGGCGACGCCGCCTGAATGCGATAGCGACGCTGCTCATCGGCGGCGGCGGGAGCGGGAGCCTGCATCGTCAAGGAAGCCGTCCTGATCCCCGGAGCCGATGGGCCGATGGACTTGCCCGGCGCAGGTGTCGTTTTGGCCTGCACAGCGTCTCCGGTCGCCTCTCCAACGGCCTTGACGCTCTCAATCGCCCTCTTCGCCTCACTCAGCGAAAGCCGCCGCTCGAAATCGTTGATTTTCGATTCGGTCGCAGCCGCCGCTCCAACCTGCGCCGCTTTCAGGGCGACAACTTCCGCCTTCACTTCGCGCAACAGCGTCCCAAACTCAGTCACGAGCGCAAGCGCCTCGGTGTCTTTCTTGCCGCCATCGACAGCAGCCGAAGCTTGCGCCGGAGCGATGCTGGGCGCAGCTGGCGGGATCGGCGCCGGCGGGGGCGCGACCGCTTTCATTTCGTCCGTCCGCACCGAAGCGACCCTTACATCAACGTCATTGCCGATTCGCGGCTTACTTCCAGCGCTCCCTGTTTCGAGAATGACGGCTTCCGCCTTTCTCTCCGTCGCAGGCGCCGCAGCCGCGGCAGAGGTCTCACTCTTGGGCGTCGCGTCCGCTGTCTTGACTTCCTCATGCGTCGTCTGCGCGCTCGCCGCCTTCGCCGCTTGCTCGACAGGCGCGCCCGCGCTGGTCGTCTTCTCCAGCGCCGGGGTCGTCGGCTCGCCTTTTTTGACGGGATCCTGCTTAAAGGACAGGATCTCCGTAAGCTGATCGTTGCGCTCACCAACGACGGCGGGCCTCGATCCAGCGGCGTCAGTGGCTTCCCGCTCCGGAACCGTCGCGAGCGCCGCCGCTGGCGCCATCAAGGCTGGATGCGGCGGCCCTCCCTGCGGCACCCCCACTTCCGAGACCTGGACGGGTTTCGCGGTCTCTCCCGAAAGACTCACAAACACGCCGCCGGCCGCAGCGGCGAGCGCAACAATTGACGCCGCCCCGATGAACGCTGGACGTCGCCAAAGCGGCGCGGCCGGAGCAGACGCCGGCGGCGCCTCCGACCCCACCGCCCCTTCTTCGATATTAACGGTGGACGCTGCCGCAACCTCTCCTTCGTCGACTTCCTCACCGCTTTGATCCGGCTTCCGGCGCAACCGCCCCTGCATCGAGATCACAGCGCCGTTCAGCCGGTCGCGCAGCGACCGAATCGCACTGCCCGATTGGACAACAGGTCTCTCGTCGGCAAATATGGCAAATGGAGCTGCCGTCTCTCCGGGCAACGCCACGGGCAGTTCGTCTCCCTCGGCGTCGATTACCCCGACGTCCGACCTGGCTAAATGCAATGTCATCGCGCACACTCCTTTGATTGGAGACCAAAGGATGGCGCACCCGCGCGCGAACAGCACAAACAAAAAAACCAGCGACCGCTTGAAGCGATCACTGGTCCGTTCTTTCCATTAAATTCAATTAGACCGCCGCCGCCGCGCCAACCGGCGCCTGGCGGCTAAGTCTCCGGCCCCCCACAATCCCGCCCCGTCACTTCGGCTCGGTCACATTGCTCAGGAACACCACGCCAACCCCGACATTCGACGCAAGATTGATCGTCGGCCCTTTCGGCGTAGAGCTCTGCAAAGCGCTCCCGACCGCCTGCGCCGCGGCGCCCGCGGCGACCGCGGCCTGCTGTTTGAAGTTCAACGATCCATAAGTTGTCGTCGTGCCCCCGAAGGGCGACACCGACGTCGTCGCATTCGTCATGGCGACAGCCTGCCCCAATCCCTCGACAAAGGCGGCGGCGGCGGGCAACGCAAAGCGTTCGAAATAATGTTCGTCGACGCTGCTCGCCACGGACGTTTCCATGGAGTCCGGCGCCACGACCAATCCCGCGACCTGAAGAGATTTTCCGCGATGCTCGATCGACGTCACCCGCACGACAAGACGCTCGCCCTGGTTCTTGGAAAACGTGCCAAGCATGCGGTCCCCGACGAGAGGGCCCGTATCGGCTTCGAGTATGATCGGGCCGCCCGTGTCCGAATTCACGGAAAGCACCGTATGAGCATAAATGCCCCGACCTGCCGGCACGAGAACGACCTGTTCGACGTCACGGGCCGGAGCAGCCACCGCACGTTCCGGCGTCGCCGCCGGCCGGCCAGATGCTTCTCCTGCGTTCATCTCCGCCGGGGCAAGGACGATGTCCGTGCGGGGCGGACGCCCATCCCAGCCGCTGAACATATCATTCAGCGCCTTCTTCACTTCCGGATCCATCTCGCTAACGGTCGATGCGCTGATCTGCTCGATGCGCGCCTCGGGCGGATCGCGCGTTTCCGGCGCAACATAGGGCGGCGGCGGAACAGGAACGGGATGTACGTCGACATCAAGGCTCGCGACCTGCACAGGCGGCGTCGGGGCCGGTGGCGGCGTCAAATCGAGTCCGATCTCAGCTGGCGCACGGGCGTTCATGTCGACGCTGCCTGGCATCGGCGGCGTATAGGAGACATTCTGCTTCAGCGCCTTGTCCGCCTCCACCTGCGAATGCCGAAGCAACAATGATTCCTGCGCCGGCGTGCTATGCGTCCCACCCGGCAAAAGGTTCATCGCCTTCATCTTGGCGACTTTGGACTCCACAGGATCGTTCTGATGGTTGATCGACAGACCTACCGCCAGCGCGATCATCGCGCCCCCGACGCCAACGATCATGACCAGACGCCCCGGCCCTCCTCTTCCCACGCCGTTAAACACGCCCCCTTTGAAGTGCGCTAACAATGACTTTCTTGTCGAGCCTGCAGACATCTCAGTTCTCCGAAAGTGAAGCCGACATCGTGACGCCATCCTTGGATAGCAGCACAACCGGCGTTGGCGGAATGGAATAGACCGTCAAGCCGCCCTCGCCGCTTTCGGACGCCATCCACTCCGGCGAAATCAAGGTGTAGCGCGTGCGAATCACCATCCGGTCCCCGACGCGCCATGCTCTCAAATCATCCGGCGACACGCCGCTCACCGACAAAGGAGCGGCCTCCGCGGGCGGGGCGCCGTCAAGCATCGACGTCAAGAACGGTGATGCGGTGTCCGGAGCCATTGGCTGCGCGGGCGGTCCCTTGGCGTTCGGACCGCGTTCCGACACCTGCACGCTGAGGTCGGCGTCATAGGTTCCGCCGCCGCCAATCAGCAGGAAGGAAATCGGCTTCGGAGCCCCTTTCAATGTCACGAGCAGGCCGCCACGCGGCTGCAGCGAGCTGGGCGTAATCTCCAGGACGTTGCTCCCCGCCACCGGGGTGCATACGTAGAAGCCAACAGCCGCCACCGCAGGGCCGCCCCCGGTCGACGTGGCGTTGCAGTTGGTTCCGCCTGCGACCCCTGCCGGGTTGGAATTCGTGTCCCACTCGATCGGCCAGGGCGATCCTGTCTTGTCAAAAAACGACACCGCCGTAGGATACCCCTTCACGACCTGTATGATCGGCGTCGTCTGTCCCGGCGTGAACGCGACATTCACACGGCGGCTCGCCGGAGACGCAAATTGCGTCATGACGTCTTCCTGCGCACGTCTGTTATCGCCTAGTCGTTTGCCTAGATCCCGAATCATCCCGGGCGTCAACGGAATTGCCGCCTCGGCTCCAGAACCCGTCGCCTGCCCTGGAATTGAGCCGGCATTCCCGTTTGGCGGCGGACCTCCCGCTTGCTGCGCTAAAGATACGCAAGGGCCGCCCAAAAGGGCGGCCAATCCGATCCACACTGCCTGTCGCTTCATCTCTGAATTCCTCATATCACTGCGCCACCGCGACGAGTTGCTCGATTTGCAGACCTTCCGGATGGTCTTCTGCGTTTGTCCGCACCACAAGCGCAGTCAGCATCATCCTCTGCGTATTCGCCTCGTTTGTATTTTGGCAGGTCTGAACGATCGGAACTTGGACCCTGTAGGCGAGAGCGCCGCCGACAATTTTCGAATCAACGATAACAGCCGACCGTTGCGCCTGCGCAAAGCAGAGCAGCATGCCCTTCTTCATCGCCTCGAAATTGCCCGACTTGATGTAACTTCCCGCGAAGGTGGACCAGCCATTGGTGGTGAAGCGGCGCCCCGCCGTGTTTAGTTCCAGCGGATAGTCGTGATAGTTGACGTTGTACGGTGCGAGAACCGCTTTCACCGTCCAGTCAAGCAGCTCCGCATCGTTGACAATAGGACTGTCTACCGCCGTCATAGCCCGTGGCGCTGATTTGCCGTCCACGATGAAATATTTTGGCGTCGGCGGATGCGTCCAGATCCATGCGTCATGGATCACAAAGGCCCCAAGAAGGACCGAAAGGCCCGTCACCAAGCCGAGGCTTCGATTGACGAGCGATGCCTGGAAATCAGGATCGGATAGTTTTCTCATGATGGCCGCGTTCTGGTTTTGCATAGCCAGACCATGGCATCGCGCGGCGCGAACGCATGGGGCTATTTCCAGCTATGTTTTATGTGTTTTATTCCCGCACCGCCCGAGCTTAATTGGGTAATGGAACGCACGTTGGCTCTTGGTCGCGGCTTTGCCGCCAAGCCGACCTCTACGCTCAGTTCGGGCTCCGCAAACAGGTCGTCGAAGTGGCCGAGTCGCGGATACAACCCGAAACCACGCCGGCGCGCCTATTTGATCCGCGTCGAAACCGATTGATTGACGACGCAACGACACCCGTGTCGGCTCAACATCTCCCCCGCGCCATTTGCCCACAATCACGATGACTGTTTCCGGCGCGACTGGGACGCCTGCAATGACGCGGAAGAACCAATGCCAGCAAAACAGCGACTCATACAAGTCGATGCGATCTCAAGAAATGCGCGCGAGATCATCTCTGTACACTGTCCGACTCGCGTCGTTTCATACACCGCTGACTGACAATGGCGTTTGCGCCGCAGGAGCGACTCATCCTCTCGGCCTCTCGCGACCGCGTCCATATAGAGATCATCCAGTGGGACAATAACGAATAGAGGCTTATCCCTAGCGCATTGCGCTACGGCGCATCGGAACAGGCGCACAGGTTGGCGCGCGGCCCACGTGAGCGTGTGCTTTACGGCAATCCCTTAAACCTTTTCGATTGAGTGTAGAATCTTGGGAGATTGTGGCGCCCTCGGACCCGCCAATATGGTTGTCGCAGTTTGTCGTTGTCGCCATGCTTCCATGGCGGGCGCTTCTCGATCCGCCATGCCCTGATGTTTTCCACGGCGGCCGATGGATCATACGCA
This genomic window from Methylocella tundrae contains:
- a CDS encoding type IV secretion system DotC family protein, which codes for MSNLRRIYRAALLAALLPVCPALAENGVTIMPVPPMPPPAVVDDAAHELGNPLNKPVTGAAQVPAVVGGERPPSLETLQAARAGATGPGSGLEPGREEVLHAAGLAYGAQGGLAARSFAINEMLRRYEASLDSVYDFGPLVLHHGSSQILMRPPIVSQAQMAFALGDAGQVARETACVYSITRQAQLASAPPNWRSYLVRDWGWPRRPSEAVLPRTEPEAAYWNKFVAEGWAQGEKQGVEIFLSDLGRLQRDIIGMARYRVLLRAGVVENPKVVFENSVVNGGGAELRAGDKIARITEQRGLLANKAVWPSTTTNCPK
- a CDS encoding DotD/TraH family lipoprotein (Members of this family include DotD of type IVB secretion systems and TraH of plasmid conjugative plasmid systems, both lipoproteins.) — translated: MSDTLKHRTRWRNRISAAAMLFAAPLAGCASVEVPTTVATTGMPNAELALQKSMQEVDIEMGRIGRLQPRKAAGAFPIIVPAELDRVVAFEWNGPLDGAIESLGRTIGYRVAISAPSNAQPLAIGIYSGPHRIYDLLEQIGEDAGGQATVRVDPQHQTIEVIHHV
- a CDS encoding DUF805 domain-containing protein; protein product: MNSYLAAMRNYALFEGRAARSEFWCFFLFATLFSMGASIVDALVLTPRFLGVGALCWLVNLVHWLPSIAVGVRRLHDIGRTGWWMLVGLTIIGHLLLFVFYCLRGTPGDNRFGGAIAEMDGSRKKPRGGRRWDDSLSWVSAPPKRY
- a CDS encoding ATP-binding protein — encoded protein: MIVLNSISRMLAGISLALKQPLAGYCDVETSHGDALVTKQGDYLSFIRIGGMKRMATRADIERLSSSLRLDLSGTLENKGHAIVGWYLSDPDQAISEIERVNMDACRHVAHELGIDLKDILDERLRLWASTMRWEASYLILWTRRAVLTKEEVKQMNEEKAAAAKQCPAIGDSQRFFLRSELMAAHHTGFVRRVAAALHGLDVAATELSAKDALIASREAMYRETVASKWSPILVGDKVMPRLPEEDVKRPGKEGLLWPSLRSQMFHADAVTHGGQRVEIGENEYVSVDMTIGPEDPRPFVELASYLGQDRLPWRCSFILEGGGRAGMAFKEIGASFLSIFPANRDLQRAFAMLRSAREKDNHISVKLRASFATWAPVGQSRKLRRRASTLSQRVEGWGNCKTARIAGDPLDGVMSSVPGLALASTGNPALALLGDALPMLPWNHTVSPWEQGSVLFRLPNGAIWPYDPSGGSKRPLVIDIFVAPPGSGKSVMANTINIGLCLSPAVLDGRGAKLPLIGKVDIGSSAEGFVRLIQEALGPERRHEAIYTTMQFAPGYEFNVFDLQVGCEQPLPLEKAFLQNFLALLTLPPEESTPFEGMAQMIGLVVDEAYRLCTDVPGASPKRYRRGVEEMVDAAIAKHRIELHAEDPLWRDVVTALCNVREYRLAEIAQRHAVPVLEDLISAARSEQVMDMFANLKIALTAEQASQLFERYIYDAIRKFPTLNSPTKLDFGPARIIVLDLQEVAPTGSAASNRQTEMMYLLGRHILARNFFLKPDYLRYVPLPVRSYHARRFQEIYETVKRLDYDEWHRTLGSPQVRAQAELDAREGRKHNIQLGFSSQRLSDMGDALISQSTGRFVLRAGDEKESEEVITRFNLSEASAAIVRHGLHGPGPNGAPFLAVLQVDNSKYEQLLVNTLGPIELWALSTTPGDTALRNRLYDKVGFSEALRRLSKVFPTGSALKEIERRKSDRLRGGEVDARAQTGVIDDLADELIDGRGIALKLRPYADEEDEMAIAAE
- a CDS encoding DotG/IcmE/VirB10 family protein; the encoded protein is MIVGVGGAMIALAVGLSINHQNDPVESKVAKMKAMNLLPGGTHSTPAQESLLLRHSQVEADKALKQNVSYTPPMPGSVDMNARAPAEIGLDLTPPPAPTPPVQVASLDVDVHPVPVPPPPYVAPETRDPPEARIEQISASTVSEMDPEVKKALNDMFSGWDGRPPRTDIVLAPAEMNAGEASGRPAATPERAVAAPARDVEQVVLVPAGRGIYAHTVLSVNSDTGGPIILEADTGPLVGDRMLGTFSKNQGERLVVRVTSIEHRGKSLQVAGLVVAPDSMETSVASSVDEHYFERFALPAAAAFVEGLGQAVAMTNATTSVSPFGGTTTTYGSLNFKQQAAVAAGAAAQAVGSALQSSTPKGPTINLASNVGVGVVFLSNVTEPK
- a CDS encoding DotH/IcmK family type IV secretion protein, whose product is MKRQAVWIGLAALLGGPCVSLAQQAGGPPPNGNAGSIPGQATGSGAEAAIPLTPGMIRDLGKRLGDNRRAQEDVMTQFASPASRRVNVAFTPGQTTPIIQVVKGYPTAVSFFDKTGSPWPIEWDTNSNPAGVAGGTNCNATSTGGGPAVAAVGFYVCTPVAGSNVLEITPSSLQPRGGLLVTLKGAPKPISFLLIGGGGTYDADLSVQVSERGPNAKGPPAQPMAPDTASPFLTSMLDGAPPAEAAPLSVSGVSPDDLRAWRVGDRMVIRTRYTLISPEWMASESGEGGLTVYSIPPTPVVLLSKDGVTMSASLSEN
- a CDS encoding DotI/IcmL/TraM family protein, producing MRKLSDPDFQASLVNRSLGLVTGLSVLLGAFVIHDAWIWTHPPTPKYFIVDGKSAPRAMTAVDSPIVNDAELLDWTVKAVLAPYNVNYHDYPLELNTAGRRFTTNGWSTFAGSYIKSGNFEAMKKGMLLCFAQAQRSAVIVDSKIVGGALAYRVQVPIVQTCQNTNEANTQRMMLTALVVRTNAEDHPEGLQIEQLVAVAQ